Proteins from a single region of Chloroherpeton thalassium ATCC 35110:
- a CDS encoding MarR family winged helix-turn-helix transcriptional regulator: protein MKLEEEIQQKEFDSAYHKAAVNIMYTYHWLHEKFSQALKSEGITTQQYNILRILRGQYPNPSTIYLLRDRMLDKQSDTSRLVKRLAQKGLVKRDENEQDKRKIDVLISPLGLELLHKLDVKVNRVIEGFSYLNKKDAECLNSLLDKFREEV, encoded by the coding sequence ATGAAATTAGAAGAAGAAATTCAACAGAAGGAATTCGATTCGGCGTATCATAAAGCGGCGGTCAATATTATGTACACTTATCATTGGTTGCATGAAAAATTTTCGCAAGCTCTGAAATCAGAGGGAATTACAACGCAGCAGTACAATATTTTAAGAATTCTACGAGGACAGTATCCGAACCCGAGCACCATTTATTTATTAAGGGATCGCATGCTGGATAAGCAATCTGATACATCGCGTTTGGTAAAGCGATTGGCTCAAAAAGGCCTTGTAAAGCGAGACGAAAACGAGCAGGATAAGCGGAAAATAGACGTTCTGATTAGCCCATTGGGGCTGGAACTTTTGCACAAGCTTGATGTAAAAGTGAATCGCGTGATTGAGGGGTTCAGCTATCTGAATAAAAAAGATGCTGAATGTTTAAACAGCTTGTTAGATAAATTTCGTGAGGAAGTCTAA
- a CDS encoding YceI family protein, translated as MKKVVFALVFLFTASKALFAADVWSFDKAHSNVRFSVSHLVITDVEGAFKSYDGKVVSENEDFSGSKINFTIDVASIDTDNEKRDEHLKAADFFNADKYPHITFESKSFEKVSGKKYKLVGDLTIKGVTKEVALEVIYNGTVNSPMGGIKAGFKITGEINRFDYGLEWNKLMETGGAIIGETVSITCNIELNKEA; from the coding sequence ATGAAAAAGGTTGTTTTCGCGCTGGTTTTCCTTTTCACGGCGTCAAAGGCGCTTTTTGCCGCAGATGTGTGGAGTTTTGACAAAGCCCACTCAAACGTTCGTTTTTCGGTCTCGCATTTGGTGATTACCGATGTGGAAGGGGCGTTTAAATCGTACGATGGAAAGGTCGTTTCGGAAAATGAGGATTTTTCGGGAAGCAAAATCAATTTTACGATTGATGTGGCCAGCATCGACACGGACAATGAAAAACGCGATGAGCATCTAAAAGCGGCTGATTTTTTCAATGCGGACAAATACCCGCATATCACATTCGAGAGCAAGTCGTTTGAAAAAGTGAGCGGCAAAAAGTATAAACTCGTTGGTGATTTAACCATTAAAGGCGTCACCAAAGAAGTGGCGTTGGAGGTGATCTATAACGGTACCGTAAATAGTCCAATGGGCGGCATCAAAGCGGGATTCAAAATCACGGGAGAAATCAACCGGTTTGATTATGGTTTAGAATGGAATAAGCTGATGGAAACGGGCGGCGCAATCATTGGCGAAACGGTTTCAATTACCTGCAATATCGAATTGAATAAAGAAGCTTAA
- a CDS encoding 6-phosphofructokinase yields the protein MKIGILTGGGDVPGLNPCMKAVVYHAIDDGHEIVGIRRGWGGLLNFNPDDPKSYDENIIPLDKQKVRTIDRTGGTFLHSSRTNPSKVRVKDVPDFLRDPKTKNTDDASSDILDFTPHVLKNLEILGIDTLIPIGGDDTLSYGERLHREGVSVVAIPKTMDNDVFGTDYCIGFSTAVTRSVQFIHQLRTSTGSHERIAVIELFGRNSGETSLISSYLSGVDRAIISEVPFDPEILASLLLKDYNANPSSYAMVTISEGASMVGGKIIEYGEADAYGHRKLGGIGMITGEAVKKLTGKGIVYQQVGYLMRSGAPDALDLMIAINFAGIAMGLLKDKVSGRMVALRDGTYTHIPISTIASGIKRVDVDELYDPKEYRPKVRNVLGKPMFLY from the coding sequence ATGAAAATCGGTATCCTAACAGGCGGCGGTGATGTTCCCGGCCTAAATCCGTGCATGAAAGCAGTTGTTTATCACGCTATTGATGATGGACATGAAATTGTCGGCATTCGGCGTGGATGGGGCGGTTTGTTGAATTTTAACCCAGATGACCCAAAAAGCTACGACGAAAACATCATTCCGCTCGATAAGCAAAAAGTGCGCACCATTGATCGAACTGGCGGAACGTTTTTGCATTCAAGTCGCACGAATCCAAGCAAAGTCAGAGTGAAAGATGTACCTGATTTTCTGCGTGACCCAAAAACAAAGAACACTGACGACGCCTCGTCCGATATTCTGGATTTCACTCCGCATGTTCTCAAAAACCTTGAAATACTTGGAATCGATACCTTAATCCCTATCGGTGGCGACGATACATTAAGCTACGGCGAGCGTCTACACCGTGAGGGCGTGTCGGTTGTTGCCATTCCAAAAACCATGGACAACGACGTTTTTGGAACAGACTACTGCATTGGCTTCAGCACTGCTGTAACCCGAAGCGTGCAATTTATCCATCAACTTCGCACCAGCACCGGTTCGCATGAACGCATTGCGGTTATCGAGCTGTTTGGCCGCAATTCCGGCGAAACCAGCCTGATCAGCTCCTATCTTTCTGGCGTTGATAGAGCCATTATTTCTGAAGTCCCATTTGATCCGGAAATTTTAGCCTCGCTTCTTCTAAAAGATTATAACGCCAATCCAAGCAGCTACGCGATGGTGACGATTAGCGAAGGCGCATCGATGGTTGGTGGAAAAATTATTGAGTATGGCGAAGCGGACGCTTATGGCCACCGCAAGTTGGGCGGCATCGGCATGATCACAGGTGAAGCCGTCAAAAAACTAACAGGAAAAGGTATTGTCTATCAGCAAGTTGGCTACTTAATGCGCTCAGGCGCACCCGATGCACTCGACTTGATGATTGCCATTAACTTCGCCGGCATTGCCATGGGACTTTTGAAAGATAAGGTGAGCGGACGCATGGTAGCTCTTCGCGATGGCACATACACGCACATCCCAATTAGCACCATTGCAAGCGGCATCAAACGAGTCGACGTCGACGAGCTGTACGATCCAAAAGAATATCGCCCGAAAGTCCGCAACGTGCTCGGCAAACCCATGTTTCTTTATTGA
- a CDS encoding RNA recognition motif domain-containing protein, translating to MRKTIYVANLPFGTSEDEVRELFEQHGTVHSVKFIMDRETGKFRGFGFVEMDEDEAIPAIDALNGLSFGGRNLQVNEARERKPKSKRF from the coding sequence ATGCGAAAGACTATCTACGTGGCAAATTTGCCATTCGGCACTTCGGAAGATGAAGTGCGTGAATTATTTGAACAACATGGAACTGTTCATTCTGTTAAGTTTATTATGGATCGCGAGACTGGAAAATTTCGTGGATTTGGTTTTGTTGAGATGGATGAAGATGAAGCCATCCCTGCAATCGATGCCTTAAATGGCCTTAGCTTTGGCGGAAGAAATCTACAAGTCAACGAAGCGCGCGAACGTAAACCCAAAAGTAAGCGCTTTTAA
- a CDS encoding efflux RND transporter permease subunit, protein MREKMLRKFAKMHAKNPWLWLGATLILTLLFAYFASNLRTTMRWADLLPEKDPRTIEYNEIVNEFTAASSIVVLVQGEEARIKAFADFLAPKLKTLIDSADGKPFVKRVDYKQEVDFVRNHGLMLIKSDYLKNTQDIFKNPNLQPFLTNLNNSLEKEYVGKSEAISGREKEDRAVMFLDGIDFFVRSLQQAISNECLATGNVSDAVDRILLGDPYFMSYDKKVLILNVIPTFTAVDMEKVMRGVGAVQAALDEAKKSYPDVKAGLTGMLPLSHDEMVYSEESLGYTTVIALVAIFFMLAFALRMWSAPALAILNLMIGIVWAMGMAALLVGELNIFTSMMAVILLGLGIDFSIHLISTLSEFRSLRHTIEDAMVETFLKSGKGIITGGLTTFAAFFTLIISSSRGMKEMGLVTAFGLLMILIATFMFLPSLLVLRERRLEKAFLQKKKEIKRQDVSFKQFGNFSGWLGRKYGFTLTAVVLVTFALGFYAQKITFDQNYMNMEPEHLASVALQDTVLKKFDLSMDFAMILANSPDEVRQQADAVKKRSTVAMTDDISAYLPAPDEQRARAEIIKKIKSEIVASQAKPELINQEFEDFIGELERLEMNIMEMQDLAYLGGQDKVDRKCASLVGNPNDKQAKSILASLVHLIKEKPEHAHVALDAYQAEFAPYFKSTALQMATISPIELNTLPESILDRYANASRDKFLLTVFPNQSVWADMSYLDCFTQDLQTVSTKVTGMPIVFMTLIEVIGKDGKNAVLLTLFVVFLLLWVDFQNPLFALIAMIPLTVGMIWMIGLMVIFGMELTVINVMALPMIVGIGIDDGVHVLHRWQSEGQGKLSLIYAGTGKAILLTSLTTMLAFGSLMFSVWPGFASLGNAMSVGVGACFLTTTVILPGILGLFEQRKHR, encoded by the coding sequence ATGCGAGAAAAAATGCTGCGCAAATTTGCAAAAATGCACGCTAAAAATCCGTGGTTGTGGCTCGGTGCAACGCTTATTTTAACTTTACTTTTCGCTTATTTTGCCAGCAATTTGCGAACCACAATGCGCTGGGCTGACCTGTTGCCGGAAAAAGACCCGCGCACCATCGAGTACAACGAAATCGTCAATGAATTTACCGCTGCATCCAGCATCGTGGTTTTGGTTCAGGGCGAGGAGGCTCGCATTAAGGCCTTCGCCGATTTTCTAGCCCCAAAATTAAAAACACTCATCGACTCCGCCGATGGCAAACCCTTCGTAAAACGGGTGGATTACAAACAGGAAGTAGATTTCGTGCGAAATCACGGCTTAATGCTTATCAAATCCGACTATTTGAAAAACACGCAGGATATTTTCAAAAATCCGAATTTGCAACCGTTCCTAACAAATTTGAATAATAGTTTGGAAAAGGAATATGTGGGCAAATCGGAAGCGATTTCCGGCAGGGAAAAAGAAGACCGTGCGGTGATGTTTCTCGACGGGATCGATTTTTTTGTTAGGTCACTTCAACAGGCGATTTCTAATGAATGCCTTGCAACTGGAAACGTGAGCGACGCCGTTGATAGGATTTTGTTAGGCGACCCGTATTTCATGTCCTACGATAAAAAAGTGCTGATTTTAAATGTGATTCCCACTTTCACCGCTGTGGATATGGAAAAGGTCATGCGCGGCGTGGGCGCAGTGCAGGCAGCGTTGGACGAGGCAAAAAAAAGTTATCCCGACGTTAAGGCCGGCCTAACGGGCATGCTCCCGCTTTCGCACGACGAGATGGTTTATTCCGAAGAGAGCCTTGGATACACAACTGTGATTGCACTCGTCGCGATTTTTTTCATGCTGGCCTTTGCGCTCAGAATGTGGTCTGCGCCTGCGCTCGCCATTCTGAATTTGATGATCGGCATCGTTTGGGCGATGGGCATGGCGGCCTTGCTCGTCGGTGAACTGAATATTTTCACCTCCATGATGGCGGTGATTTTGCTCGGGTTGGGTATCGATTTTTCCATTCATTTAATTTCAACACTTTCTGAATTTCGTTCGCTTCGACATACCATCGAAGATGCGATGGTTGAGACTTTTTTAAAAAGCGGAAAAGGCATCATCACCGGTGGCCTAACAACTTTTGCCGCATTTTTCACGCTTATCATCAGCAGTTCGCGTGGCATGAAGGAAATGGGCTTGGTCACAGCATTCGGGCTGTTGATGATTTTGATTGCTACTTTTATGTTTTTGCCGTCGCTGTTGGTTCTGCGGGAGCGCCGACTTGAAAAAGCATTTTTGCAGAAAAAAAAGGAAATCAAGCGGCAAGATGTTTCATTCAAGCAGTTTGGCAATTTTTCTGGATGGTTAGGAAGAAAATACGGATTTACCCTAACGGCGGTTGTGCTGGTAACTTTCGCGCTTGGATTTTATGCGCAAAAGATCACATTTGACCAAAATTATATGAACATGGAGCCGGAGCATCTGGCATCTGTTGCCTTACAAGATACCGTGCTAAAGAAATTTGATTTGAGCATGGATTTCGCTATGATTTTGGCAAATTCGCCTGACGAGGTAAGGCAACAGGCTGATGCGGTCAAAAAACGCAGCACGGTGGCCATGACGGATGACATTTCCGCTTATCTGCCTGCGCCGGATGAACAGCGAGCGCGTGCGGAAATTATCAAAAAAATTAAATCGGAAATCGTCGCGTCGCAGGCAAAACCTGAATTAATAAATCAAGAATTTGAAGACTTTATAGGAGAGCTTGAGCGATTGGAAATGAATATCATGGAGATGCAGGATTTGGCCTATTTAGGCGGTCAAGATAAAGTTGACCGGAAATGTGCATCGCTCGTTGGCAATCCGAATGACAAACAAGCGAAAAGCATTCTCGCAAGTCTTGTTCACTTAATCAAAGAAAAGCCGGAGCATGCACACGTCGCATTGGATGCCTATCAAGCGGAATTTGCACCATATTTCAAATCTACCGCCTTGCAAATGGCCACAATATCACCGATTGAATTGAACACTTTGCCTGAATCTATACTTGATAGGTATGCAAATGCTTCTCGTGATAAATTTCTCTTAACCGTGTTTCCTAACCAGAGTGTATGGGCGGACATGTCCTACCTTGACTGCTTTACACAAGACTTACAAACCGTTAGTACAAAAGTAACTGGGATGCCAATTGTTTTTATGACGCTCATTGAGGTTATAGGAAAAGATGGAAAAAATGCCGTGCTGCTAACGCTTTTCGTGGTCTTTTTGCTACTCTGGGTTGATTTTCAAAATCCGTTATTTGCGTTAATTGCAATGATTCCTCTAACGGTTGGCATGATTTGGATGATTGGACTGATGGTCATTTTTGGAATGGAACTAACGGTCATCAATGTGATGGCATTGCCGATGATTGTCGGCATTGGCATTGACGACGGCGTGCATGTGTTGCATCGTTGGCAATCGGAAGGACAAGGCAAACTTAGCCTCATTTATGCTGGCACGGGCAAAGCAATTTTGCTGACAAGCCTTACAACCATGCTTGCATTCGGCTCATTGATGTTTTCTGTTTGGCCGGGTTTTGCCAGTTTAGGCAACGCCATGTCGGTTGGGGTTGGCGCTTGTTTCTTGACAACAACAGTTATTTTACCGGGCATTCTTGGCCTGTTTGAACAGCGAAAACACCGGTAA
- a CDS encoding outer membrane lipoprotein-sorting protein, whose product MNLQIAAAQTAEEIIKKINDLLNQETVFSKSKMVIETSSGQLRTFEYDSWGKDHNEKTLIRYTSPARAKGQAILMRNNADDIWMYFPRTDRVRKMATHAKRQKMEGSDFSYEDMGSGDSFLTDFDVKLLGSGKIADEDCFKLELIRKSGSTSAYQKMSIWSAKKHFHPLQMEYFEDDGIQPAKRLTLSDIETIQGVPTAMKMIMKDLADGTQTEMQLLEVKYGVSLDEKMFTERGLRQ is encoded by the coding sequence ATGAACTTACAAATAGCAGCGGCTCAAACTGCAGAGGAGATCATCAAAAAAATCAATGACCTGCTGAATCAAGAAACGGTTTTTTCAAAATCGAAAATGGTGATTGAGACGTCCTCCGGCCAGCTTCGCACGTTTGAATACGATAGCTGGGGAAAAGACCACAACGAGAAAACCCTGATTCGCTATACCTCGCCGGCTCGTGCTAAAGGGCAAGCCATTTTGATGCGCAACAACGCCGATGACATTTGGATGTATTTTCCGCGAACCGACCGCGTGCGCAAAATGGCCACACACGCCAAACGGCAAAAAATGGAGGGCAGCGACTTTTCTTATGAAGACATGGGCAGCGGCGATTCATTTTTGACCGACTTTGATGTGAAATTGTTAGGCAGTGGAAAAATTGCCGATGAAGATTGTTTCAAGTTGGAATTGATTCGAAAAAGCGGGAGTACATCAGCCTATCAGAAAATGAGCATTTGGTCGGCAAAAAAACACTTCCATCCCTTGCAAATGGAATATTTCGAGGACGACGGCATCCAACCTGCGAAACGCCTAACGCTTTCCGACATTGAAACGATTCAAGGCGTTCCGACTGCCATGAAAATGATCATGAAAGATTTAGCGGACGGCACGCAAACAGAAATGCAGCTTTTGGAAGTCAAATATGGCGTTTCATTGGACGAAAAAATGTTCACCGAACGGGGCTTGAGACAATGA
- a CDS encoding TetR/AcrR family transcriptional regulator translates to MPKFVDKEAKRLEIISAAMKVFAQSGVVNAKMSEIAEVAGVGKGTIYEYFRSKEEIFSHAFELFFQEMRTALREIANSSDSPEARLRKFIKTALVDFTTGNEEFLNIMLDFWAEGIRSKNENVSQILDLDAIYSEFRAVIASILDEGIREGSFRPVDSNIAASTLIGVLDGLYLQWAINPFVFKFEEVGDFLVDNFLRGIKNN, encoded by the coding sequence ATGCCAAAATTTGTTGATAAAGAAGCCAAGCGGTTAGAAATCATTAGCGCGGCCATGAAAGTTTTTGCGCAATCGGGCGTGGTGAATGCGAAAATGTCGGAGATTGCGGAAGTCGCCGGCGTTGGGAAAGGCACGATTTATGAGTATTTCCGCAGCAAGGAAGAGATTTTTAGCCACGCCTTTGAGCTGTTTTTTCAAGAGATGAGAACCGCGTTGCGCGAAATTGCCAACAGCAGCGACTCGCCGGAAGCGCGACTTCGAAAGTTTATCAAAACCGCGTTGGTGGATTTTACCACCGGCAATGAGGAATTTCTGAACATCATGCTGGATTTTTGGGCGGAAGGCATTCGCAGCAAAAATGAAAACGTGAGCCAAATACTCGATTTAGATGCCATTTATAGCGAATTTCGCGCGGTGATTGCGAGCATTTTGGATGAAGGGATTCGTGAGGGTTCGTTTAGGCCGGTGGATTCTAATATTGCCGCCTCAACTTTAATCGGTGTTTTGGACGGTCTTTATCTGCAATGGGCGATTAATCCGTTTGTGTTCAAGTTTGAGGAAGTCGGCGATTTTCTCGTGGATAATTTTTTGCGAGGAATCAAAAATAATTAG
- a CDS encoding CDGSH iron-sulfur domain-containing protein translates to MSAKITVFSNGPIKVEGDAQILDMNGAPLAESGKMVFLCRCGHTQNTPYCDGSHKKVDFKSEVKAENA, encoded by the coding sequence ATGTCAGCTAAAATCACGGTTTTCAGCAACGGTCCAATCAAAGTTGAAGGTGACGCGCAAATTTTGGATATGAATGGCGCGCCTCTTGCCGAAAGTGGAAAAATGGTTTTCCTTTGCCGCTGCGGTCACACCCAAAACACGCCTTACTGCGACGGTTCGCACAAAAAAGTCGATTTCAAGTCCGAAGTCAAAGCGGAAAACGCATAA
- the hisC gene encoding histidinol-phosphate transaminase, which translates to MQKDFSNDLEFRAFLNPAVRNMSAYHISGGQNAEIKLNQNENPLDLPDWLKEKILADFAKEQWNRYPEIFPNQATRKYAEFLDVPAECVLMGNGSNELLYTIFMATLTKGASVLIPQPSFSLYEKIADILNADVIAVPMTSSFEFQPERIIAEAKNSQPNLIVLSTPNNPTSKSLSYEQIKQIVTETDSIVLADEAYIEFSKQKSALDLIYEHSNLLVLRTMSKAFSLAGVRVGFAISHPELLKEISKPKIPFASNRLAELCLIHVLENYSVIDERVKMLLGERERMAGILAKMNGIFLHESDTNFFIIEVEQPGEVFNRLKAKDIIVRNVSSYPMMEKCLRINVGTKAENDRFLSELEKIMNEG; encoded by the coding sequence ATGCAAAAAGATTTTTCAAACGATTTAGAATTTCGAGCATTTCTAAATCCTGCCGTTAGGAATATGTCTGCCTATCATATTTCTGGTGGACAAAACGCGGAAATCAAGCTAAACCAAAACGAAAATCCGTTAGACCTGCCCGATTGGCTGAAGGAAAAAATATTGGCGGACTTTGCCAAAGAGCAATGGAATCGCTATCCCGAAATTTTCCCAAACCAAGCCACACGGAAATATGCAGAGTTTTTAGACGTTCCCGCCGAATGCGTGCTGATGGGAAACGGTTCTAACGAGTTGCTTTACACGATTTTCATGGCGACCCTTACAAAAGGCGCGTCGGTGCTGATTCCGCAGCCGTCGTTTTCACTTTATGAAAAAATCGCTGACATCTTAAACGCCGATGTCATTGCCGTGCCGATGACCAGCTCGTTTGAGTTTCAACCGGAACGCATCATTGCGGAAGCGAAGAACAGCCAGCCAAATCTCATCGTGCTTTCCACGCCGAACAATCCGACGAGCAAGTCGCTTTCTTATGAGCAAATCAAGCAAATTGTCACCGAAACCGATTCCATCGTTTTGGCTGACGAGGCGTATATCGAATTTTCCAAGCAAAAATCCGCGCTGGATCTGATCTATGAACACAGCAACTTGCTCGTGCTTCGAACCATGTCGAAGGCGTTTTCGCTTGCGGGCGTGCGGGTCGGTTTTGCCATCAGCCATCCTGAACTGTTGAAGGAAATCTCAAAGCCGAAGATTCCATTTGCGTCGAATCGCTTGGCGGAGCTTTGCCTGATTCATGTGCTCGAAAATTATTCAGTTATTGACGAACGCGTAAAAATGCTGCTCGGCGAGCGCGAACGAATGGCGGGCATATTGGCAAAAATGAACGGCATCTTTTTGCACGAAAGCGACACGAACTTTTTCATCATTGAAGTTGAACAACCCGGCGAAGTATTTAATCGGTTGAAAGCCAAAGACATCATCGTGCGAAATGTTTCGAGCTACCCGATGATGGAAAAATGCCTGCGCATCAATGTGGGAACAAAAGCGGAAAACGACCGATTTTTGTCGGAATTGGAAAAAATTATGAATGAAGGTTAA
- a CDS encoding RNA methyltransferase, which yields MLRKLHGSEMGRLEPDAFRESQKHPIYVMFQNIRSMWNVGSIFRTCDAARIQKVIITGYTATPPRPQIDKVALGATETVDWEYVADPLEALADLKDQGVKIAALEITENARNYDELSAEDFPLCLVLGNEVTGIDDEVLQECDFALEIPQYGTKHSLNVAVSAGIAIFEAVRQFRACDI from the coding sequence ATGTTGAGGAAATTACATGGTTCTGAAATGGGGCGCTTAGAGCCGGACGCGTTTCGCGAAAGCCAAAAACATCCGATTTATGTGATGTTTCAAAATATCCGAAGCATGTGGAATGTGGGCTCCATTTTCAGAACATGCGACGCGGCGAGAATTCAGAAAGTTATTATTACGGGCTACACCGCCACGCCGCCACGCCCGCAAATAGACAAGGTGGCGCTGGGCGCAACCGAAACAGTCGATTGGGAATATGTCGCTGACCCGCTTGAGGCGCTCGCGGATTTGAAAGATCAGGGCGTGAAAATCGCCGCGCTGGAAATCACCGAAAACGCCCGAAATTATGACGAACTGAGCGCGGAAGATTTTCCACTTTGCCTGGTGTTAGGAAATGAAGTCACGGGCATAGACGATGAGGTGCTTCAGGAATGCGATTTTGCGTTGGAAATTCCGCAATACGGCACGAAGCATTCCTTAAATGTGGCCGTTTCGGCGGGCATCGCGATTTTTGAGGCGGTTCGGCAATTTCGCGCTTGCGACATCTAA
- the rbr gene encoding rubrerythrin — MSKSVKGTRTEKNLLTAFAGESQARNRYTFFAEKAREEGLIQIAEIFEETANQEREHAKRFFSFLEGGDLKIEEMFPAGVVSSTLENLRAAAAGEEHEWTSMYPEFAKIAREEGFEPVARAFEAICVSEKQHGKRYKDLADNLEAGKVFKRGGKVVWRCINCGYLHEAEEAPKACPACLKPQAYFELLGENW, encoded by the coding sequence ATGTCAAAGAGCGTAAAAGGCACGCGAACAGAAAAAAATCTACTGACGGCATTTGCGGGTGAATCGCAAGCGCGCAATCGCTACACTTTTTTTGCTGAAAAAGCAAGAGAAGAAGGATTGATTCAGATTGCAGAAATTTTTGAAGAAACCGCCAACCAAGAGCGCGAACATGCAAAGCGCTTCTTTAGCTTTTTAGAAGGTGGCGACTTGAAGATTGAAGAAATGTTTCCGGCTGGCGTTGTCAGTTCCACATTGGAAAACCTTCGCGCCGCCGCCGCTGGTGAAGAGCACGAATGGACCAGCATGTATCCTGAGTTTGCAAAAATTGCACGCGAAGAAGGTTTTGAGCCAGTTGCTCGCGCATTTGAAGCCATTTGCGTTTCTGAAAAGCAGCACGGCAAACGCTACAAAGATTTGGCCGACAATCTTGAGGCGGGCAAAGTGTTCAAGCGTGGTGGAAAAGTCGTTTGGCGCTGCATCAACTGCGGCTATTTGCACGAAGCTGAAGAAGCCCCAAAAGCTTGCCCGGCATGTTTAAAACCACAAGCTTATTTTGAGCTTCTTGGCGAAAACTGGTAA
- a CDS encoding glutamate synthase-related protein, with the protein MEQFECVICGWVYDENLGDPDSGIASGTKFEDISGDWTCPVCGAGKEHFEKIVRRAAAEEAEKNLSREQPGRNVTDSTRHTEPANTGKTVTSYLGNYERQWDETEREMRSIFLKAVTGKQEYSAMRTPKHRNLFDEILFLPGQLARRPLRPDEVAVNLKTIIGAQSAKPIELALPFFVSHMSFGSLSKEAKIALAKGSAMAKTATCSGEGGMIDEEQQAAYKYIFEYSTGRFGVTDDALKKCDAVEIKIGQAAKAGLGGHLLAEKVTEEIARVRKVPPFQDIISPANHTDIKSEDDLRKKVNWLREKIDGKPVGIKLVAGNLEDDLEVALYAQPDFITIDCRGGSTGAAPAHVKDNFGIPAPYAVYQARKIFREKQVADTALILTGGIRTTADIAKCIAMGADAVALGTTAMIGIGCQQYRVCHKGTCPVGIATQDPKLRERFNIEESAKMLANLFLVYKSELEDIVRILGRKNIHDLEYSDLVTLSREISEYTDIAHA; encoded by the coding sequence ATGGAGCAGTTTGAATGCGTGATTTGCGGATGGGTTTATGATGAAAACCTCGGCGACCCGGATAGCGGGATTGCCTCGGGAACAAAATTTGAAGACATCTCCGGCGATTGGACTTGCCCGGTTTGCGGTGCCGGCAAAGAGCATTTTGAGAAAATCGTCAGGCGCGCTGCTGCAGAGGAGGCAGAAAAAAATCTCTCGCGGGAGCAGCCAGGTCGTAATGTTACAGACAGCACACGCCACACGGAGCCAGCCAATACAGGAAAAACGGTAACAAGCTATCTTGGAAATTACGAGCGCCAATGGGATGAAACCGAGCGCGAAATGCGTTCTATTTTTCTGAAAGCGGTAACGGGCAAACAAGAATATTCGGCGATGCGCACGCCAAAGCATCGCAATTTATTCGACGAGATATTGTTTTTACCTGGCCAGCTTGCCCGCCGACCGCTTCGCCCTGATGAAGTGGCAGTCAACTTGAAAACGATTATCGGGGCGCAATCAGCTAAGCCAATTGAACTTGCCTTGCCATTTTTCGTTTCGCACATGTCGTTTGGTTCACTCTCAAAAGAAGCCAAAATTGCATTAGCCAAAGGTTCGGCGATGGCCAAAACCGCGACTTGCAGCGGTGAAGGCGGAATGATTGACGAAGAACAGCAAGCGGCATATAAATACATTTTCGAATATTCAACTGGGCGTTTTGGCGTCACGGATGACGCGCTGAAAAAATGCGATGCGGTAGAAATTAAAATTGGTCAAGCCGCCAAAGCCGGATTGGGCGGTCACCTGCTCGCTGAGAAAGTTACTGAAGAAATTGCTCGTGTGCGCAAAGTCCCGCCGTTTCAAGATATTATCAGTCCTGCAAATCACACCGACATCAAATCGGAGGACGATTTGCGCAAGAAAGTGAATTGGCTACGCGAAAAAATCGACGGCAAACCTGTTGGCATTAAGCTTGTTGCGGGCAATCTTGAGGATGATTTGGAGGTTGCGCTTTACGCCCAACCTGATTTTATTACCATCGATTGTCGTGGTGGTTCCACAGGCGCAGCCCCGGCGCATGTAAAGGATAACTTCGGCATTCCTGCGCCTTATGCCGTTTATCAAGCACGAAAAATTTTTAGAGAAAAACAGGTGGCGGACACGGCCCTGATTCTTACCGGTGGCATTCGCACGACTGCCGACATTGCCAAATGTATTGCGATGGGCGCGGATGCGGTCGCGTTGGGCACAACAGCCATGATTGGCATTGGTTGCCAGCAGTACCGGGTTTGTCACAAAGGCACTTGTCCGGTTGGAATTGCAACCCAAGACCCAAAGCTTCGTGAACGCTTCAATATTGAGGAATCGGCAAAAATGCTCGCCAATCTATTTCTGGTTTATAAATCGGAATTGGAAGATATCGTGCGAATTCTTGGTCGCAAGAATATTCACGATTTGGAGTACAGCGATCTTGTTACATTAAGCCGAGAAATTAGCGAATATACAGACATTGCTCATGCTTAA